From one Magnolia sinica isolate HGM2019 chromosome 18, MsV1, whole genome shotgun sequence genomic stretch:
- the LOC131232221 gene encoding BAG family molecular chaperone regulator 7, translating into MSGFKRVDHLEPSSSLFYREASFFRSQAPFLLPFSPYVAEDEELAFTLDLLNPKPTSSLFDLSAQCLISPPYAPPSPFDLFETATDLIQIERTLFSSSIRRFQERKDTSFYLKNLADRVSALELGFDRVLNGRTNGGERKFKWTAEIKAPEKKNGVDRKYTWTAEIKGEGRDLEKNCKWMAEYKGKGKDSPVSHTYTFKASTAPPAGSTKASKKAAKDSNATTHVVEIEDTDRPAVALRRAFTRRAAVVNNSKGKKKDLSPLDAALIIQMSFRAHLVRRSQVLRALRDLAVAKAKLKEIRALFSNYSYRRRITVDAEEHQRFSEKIIVLLLTVDAIEGPDHIVRAARKSIVDELEAMLDVVDPQPPGKLGSMKRRRFDLPENGPISKEMASGVAEVVQMLDEEDHGSSAAFRDL; encoded by the exons ATGAGCGGATTCAAGAGAGTCGATCATCTCGAACCTTCTTCGTCTTTGTTCTACAGAGAAGCCTCTTTCTTCAGATCCCAAGCCCCTTTCCTACTCCCATTCTCTCCGTACGTCGCTGAAGACGAAGAGCTTGCTTTTACTCTCGatctcctaaaccctaaacctacttCCAGCCTCTTCGATCTCTCTGCCCAATGCCTCATTTCTCCTCCTTATGCCCCTCCGTCGCCTTTCGATCTGTTCGAAACCGCGACGGATCTTATCCAGATCGAGAGAACCCTCTTCTCCTCATCCATCCGGAGGTTCCAGGAGCGAAAGGACACGTCTTTCTATCTGAAGAATCTCGCCGACCGGGTCTCCGCCCTCGAGCTCGGGTTCGATCGGGTGCTCAATGGAAGGACCAACGGTGGAGAAAGGAAGTTCAAATGGACAGCTGAGATCAAGGCGCCGGAGAAGAAGAACGGCGTCGATCGGAAGTATACATGGACGGCGGAGATAAAGGGTGAGGGGCGTGACTTGGAGAAGAACTGCAAATGGATGGCTGAGTATAAGGGAAAAGGGAAGGACTCTCCAGTCTCGCACACGTATACTTTCAAGGCGTCCACGGCTCCTCCTGCTGGGTCCACCAAAGCTAGTAAGAAGGCTGCGAAGGATTCGAATGCCACCACACATGTGGTGGAGATTGAGGACACGGATCGGCCGGCTGTTGCTTTAAGGCGG GCTTTTACTAGGAGGGCTGCTGTTGTTAATAATAGTAAGGGTAAGAAAAAGGACTTATCACCACTAGATGCAGCATTGATAATCCAGATGAGCTTCAGAGCTCACCTGGTCCGTCGATCCCAGGTGCTTCGTGCACTTCGAGATCTGGCAGTGGCCAAAGCTAAGTTGAAAGAGATCAGAGCCCTATTCTCAAATTACTCCTATCGCCGGCGCATCACCGTTGACGCAGAAGAGCACCAGAGGTTCTCTGAGAAAATTATTGTTCTCCTCCTCactgttgatgccatcgag GGACCGGATCATATAGTTCGAGCTGCGCGCAAGTCGATTGTTGATGAGCTGGAGGCCATGCTTGATGTGGTGGACCCACAGCCACCTGGGAAGTTGGGTTCAATGAAGAGGAGGAGGTTTGATCTGCCTGAGAATGGACCCATCAGTAAGGAAATGGCGTCGGGTGTGGCGGAGGTGGTGCAGATGCTTGATGAAGAAGACCATGGGAGCAGTGCTGCCTTCCGTGACTTGTGA
- the LOC131233624 gene encoding protein RGF1 INDUCIBLE TRANSCRIPTION FACTOR 1-like: protein MGFSYFPHWLEALLGEKFFNPCLIHETVKKNEKNIFCLDCSTSICSHCLSPHRSHRLLQIRRYVYHDVIRLDDMEKLIDCSFVQSYSTNNAKVVFLNQRPQSRPFRGSGNICTTCDRSLQDPYIFCSLACKVHYLVKKEGGLSKYLYECEFLPLRESGCYEFENGQMTPDSILDSPDSFGTSSGSGSSASGGVGCRTLVCTATTEFVKKKRSSVSGSRTAFRGTCSSATESSAPHMNRRKGTPNRSPLY, encoded by the exons ATGGGTTTTTCCTATTTTCCTCATTGGCTCGAAGCGCTGCTGGGAGAGAAATTCTTTAACCCGTGTCTGATTCATGAGACGGTGAAGAAGAACGAGAAGAACATCTTCTGTTTGGATTGCTCAACCAGCATCTGCTCTCATTGCTTATCTCCACACCGTTCTCACCGCCTGCTTCAG ATTCGAAGATATGTTTATCACGATGTCATTCGGTTGGATGATATGGAGAAATTAATCGACTGCTCTTTCgttcaa TCATATTCGACAAACAACGCAAAGGTGGTGTTCTTGAATCAACGACCTCAATCACGGCCTTTCAGGGGCTCCGGCAACATCTGTACTACCTGCGACAGGAGCCTGCAAGACCCATATATCTTCTGCTCTCTTGCGTGCAAG GTGCATTATCTAGTAAAAAAGGAAGGTGGACTATCGAAATACCTCTACGAATGTGAATTCCTCCCATTAAGAGAGAGCGGTTGTTATGAATTCGAAAACGGGCAGATGACGCCGGATTCGATTCTCGACTCACCGGATTCATTTGGAACATCATCTGGTTCCGGTTCGAGTGCTAGTGGCGGCGTCGGGTGCCGGACATTGGTGTGCACCGCAACGACAgagttcgtgaagaagaagagaagcagtGTATCAGGTTCCCGGACTGCATTTCGCGGTACATGCTCATCTGCTACAGAGAGTTCGGCCCCTCACATGAACCGACGGAAGGGGACTCCCAACCGCTCTCCGCTCTACTGA